The following coding sequences are from one Armatimonas rosea window:
- a CDS encoding TolC family protein: MLGTPSLAQSLPSAQSQPQALTLETAVSQALLRHPDILAAKQRVVQAESRLTGARALPNPELDIGYSKNLDSVGAGATGQDIQLTQRLNVFGQRSALTAKARNEADVPRFELRLIQQEVTFRVRTAWYNLQSAQAGVEFAQQALGVAEIFSRLADSQYKAGEVPIANVLRSEFEVENARQALLIAQTNVSVQVATLNTLLQQPLSTPLAVPSLASVTLKTYDKAALLKSVDEQPQVQSARATVVAQKAGIAVAKSASKPELAVVYAHNQLQNWLGGNSYRVGVILPLFDRGQFRASVQEAQAATAEKEASLGATQQQVLLDLTTAIYLQEQARVLVPRTGEEQLKRAQRLYQLAETGYREGATSYLNVLDALGVLRSAYQSHLKALTDYNIAEAGLERALGAALPAPLSTQPMRYEPPTLSLGNEKKG, translated from the coding sequence ATGCTGGGAACTCCCTCCCTGGCACAGTCCCTCCCGTCGGCACAGTCCCAACCGCAAGCCTTGACTCTAGAGACGGCAGTCAGTCAAGCGCTTCTGCGTCATCCTGATATCCTTGCGGCCAAACAGCGTGTTGTGCAGGCGGAGTCGCGGCTCACGGGGGCACGCGCTCTGCCTAATCCGGAGCTGGACATTGGGTATAGCAAGAACCTGGATAGTGTTGGTGCTGGAGCCACGGGGCAAGATATTCAGCTCACGCAGCGGCTCAATGTCTTCGGCCAGCGTAGTGCCCTTACCGCCAAAGCACGCAATGAGGCTGACGTTCCCCGATTCGAGCTACGCCTGATCCAGCAAGAGGTTACCTTCCGTGTTCGAACGGCATGGTACAACCTCCAATCTGCCCAGGCGGGGGTGGAGTTTGCGCAACAGGCACTCGGCGTTGCAGAGATATTCTCCCGACTCGCCGACTCCCAGTACAAGGCAGGTGAGGTGCCCATCGCCAATGTCCTGCGTAGCGAGTTTGAGGTAGAGAACGCTCGCCAAGCGCTTCTTATCGCCCAAACCAACGTCAGTGTTCAAGTGGCGACTCTGAACACTCTGCTCCAGCAACCCCTCAGTACCCCTCTTGCCGTGCCGTCCCTCGCGAGCGTCACGTTGAAGACCTACGATAAAGCAGCCCTGCTCAAAAGTGTTGATGAGCAGCCGCAGGTTCAATCCGCACGCGCGACCGTGGTGGCGCAGAAGGCAGGGATCGCGGTCGCAAAGTCCGCGAGCAAGCCAGAGCTTGCTGTTGTCTATGCACATAATCAGCTTCAAAACTGGCTAGGAGGCAACAGCTACCGAGTCGGGGTGATTCTGCCCCTCTTTGACCGGGGACAGTTTCGTGCCTCGGTACAAGAGGCTCAGGCAGCGACGGCGGAGAAAGAGGCGAGCTTGGGGGCAACGCAGCAGCAGGTTCTCCTCGATCTGACAACGGCTATTTACCTCCAGGAGCAAGCGCGCGTTTTGGTTCCTCGCACAGGGGAGGAGCAGCTAAAGCGTGCGCAGCGGCTCTATCAGCTTGCAGAGACAGGCTATAGAGAAGGCGCGACCAGCTATCTTAACGTTCTGGATGCTCTGGGCGTGCTGCGAAGTGCCTATCAGAGCCATCTCAAAGCGCTTACCGACTACAATATTGCCGAGGCGGGCCTAGAGCGTGCGCTTGGGGCCGCTCTGCCAGCGCCTCTCAGCACACAACCCATGCGCTACGAGCCCCCAACACTTTCCCTTGGCAACGAGAAAAAAGGATGA
- a CDS encoding SRPBCC family protein, whose amino-acid sequence MANTDYRKSILVEKSPQEVFAAINNVRGWWSEEIDGDTDRLDAEFDFSYRDIHRSAQRITQFLPGKKVVWLVSRSFLSFAKDSGEWDGTTIVFDISPTSDGTELTFTHVGLAPEIECFNDCSKAWDFFVDDSLRSLIVTGVGKPNHKENRIEESQI is encoded by the coding sequence ATGGCTAACACAGATTACAGGAAGAGCATTCTGGTTGAAAAATCGCCTCAAGAGGTCTTTGCAGCGATCAACAACGTCCGCGGATGGTGGTCTGAAGAGATCGATGGAGATACTGATCGTCTCGACGCTGAGTTCGATTTTTCCTATCGCGATATCCATCGAAGCGCGCAGAGGATTACGCAGTTTCTTCCCGGGAAGAAAGTCGTCTGGCTCGTGTCACGCTCCTTCCTTAGCTTTGCGAAAGACAGCGGCGAGTGGGACGGAACGACGATCGTATTTGACATTTCTCCGACGAGCGACGGAACGGAGCTGACATTTACCCACGTCGGGCTCGCGCCGGAAATAGAATGCTTTAATGACTGCTCCAAGGCTTGGGATTTCTTCGTGGACGACAGCCTTCGGAGCCTCATTGTCACTGGGGTCGGCAAGCCCAACCACAAAGAAAACCGAATCGAAGAAAGCCAAATCTGA
- a CDS encoding YncE family protein → MKTLLALLPIALTISVLASTHTLAQEPKAPSYHLLTKVAVGGEGAWDYLTVDSDAHRLYVTRSTHVMVMDSNTNKLVGDITNTPGVHGVALAPKLGRGFISNGRENTVLVFDLKTLKEIQRIPVGKNPDAILYDPATNRVFTFNGTSNDVTALDATTGKVLATIPAGGKPEFAVTDEKGMVYFNVEDTSELLAMDAKGLKIKSRWKIAPGEEASGLAFDKAHRHLFAVCGNEKMAVVDADSGKVLATPTIGKGPDAAAFDAKQNLAFSSNGADGTLTLVETKTFKAIGTVPTQTGARTLTIDPKTGKLYLISAKFKPAEPGQRRPSMEPGSAVILVYGR, encoded by the coding sequence ATGAAGACTTTGCTTGCTCTGCTACCGATTGCACTGACGATCAGTGTCCTTGCTTCAACCCACACTTTGGCACAGGAGCCAAAGGCTCCCAGCTACCACCTGCTCACCAAGGTTGCCGTCGGTGGCGAAGGAGCCTGGGACTACCTCACGGTGGATAGCGATGCCCATCGCCTCTATGTCACCCGCAGCACTCATGTGATGGTGATGGATTCGAACACCAACAAGCTCGTTGGGGATATCACCAATACTCCAGGCGTCCATGGGGTGGCCCTGGCTCCAAAGCTCGGACGTGGGTTTATCAGCAATGGTCGCGAGAACACCGTTCTGGTCTTTGATCTGAAGACCCTCAAAGAGATCCAGCGCATTCCCGTGGGCAAGAACCCCGATGCGATTCTCTACGATCCGGCGACGAACCGTGTCTTTACTTTTAATGGCACTAGCAATGATGTCACGGCGCTGGATGCTACTACGGGCAAAGTCCTTGCAACCATCCCTGCGGGCGGAAAGCCAGAGTTCGCCGTAACCGACGAGAAAGGCATGGTCTACTTCAATGTCGAGGACACCAGCGAGCTTCTCGCAATGGATGCCAAGGGGCTGAAGATCAAGAGCCGCTGGAAGATAGCACCGGGTGAAGAGGCCTCAGGTCTCGCGTTCGATAAGGCGCATCGGCATCTCTTTGCGGTCTGTGGCAATGAAAAAATGGCAGTGGTGGATGCCGACTCGGGCAAGGTGCTCGCCACCCCGACGATTGGTAAAGGCCCGGATGCGGCTGCGTTCGATGCAAAGCAGAACCTTGCCTTTAGCTCCAACGGAGCCGACGGCACCTTAACCTTGGTCGAGACAAAGACCTTCAAGGCGATAGGAACCGTTCCTACCCAGACAGGGGCACGCACGTTGACAATCGACCCTAAAACAGGGAAGCTCTACCTCATCTCCGCAAAGTTCAAGCCCGCCGAACCAGGTCAACGCCGCCCTAGCATGGAGCCAGGCTCGGCCGTGATCCTCGTTTACGGTCGTTGA
- a CDS encoding efflux RND transporter periplasmic adaptor subunit yields MRRIIPIVLAVAFTSILFFVWKRSKPAGETAAEPEVKGTAQVQVATAGPHPLKETVELLGVTEPEPNSTTLISAQVVGRIRQMPVKEGDFVRAGQVVAELDPGEAPSQLAQASLAVDQEKLRVGFSQRQTEASLLAARALVKKAEGELIALQSGNQSELTKAKAALATAQRELERVKAGSRPQEIAGARAALTEADAQNQSAQAQLKRTKRLLDEQVVSQRQWEEARAAAQVAEGVYQEALQRVKLLEEGSRKEDIAVAEARVAEAESGLKAAESIKLTEAGKREELAAAKAQVASAQAALEQARAGKSDVAQKEEQKRQTQVRAQYLSVTAPLSGVVLRRAANVGDTAQPGTLLLEIGQPGHLRFRVGVPETQLAKLRAGQEAELRFDTLREVPFKARVSAVGQGTDGSGNGVVWLTLLGNAPRELRAGLSGKAIVTLAASTTNIAIPAAALVEEEQGDAVVVVDTSNIAHRKKVKVGLRADDWVVITEGIAAGDRVVTVGAHEVEEGGKVSIQSEPEKKATEEEKKP; encoded by the coding sequence TTGCGTCGAATTATTCCTATCGTGCTTGCTGTGGCCTTTACCAGCATCCTCTTTTTTGTCTGGAAACGCAGTAAACCCGCCGGGGAGACTGCGGCTGAGCCTGAGGTAAAGGGCACCGCTCAGGTGCAGGTTGCAACGGCCGGTCCCCATCCTCTCAAAGAAACCGTGGAGCTACTGGGCGTTACCGAGCCGGAGCCCAATTCCACGACGCTTATCAGTGCCCAGGTTGTGGGCCGCATTCGTCAGATGCCCGTGAAGGAAGGCGACTTTGTTCGCGCAGGGCAGGTCGTGGCGGAGCTAGATCCCGGTGAAGCCCCTTCGCAGCTTGCACAAGCCAGCCTTGCGGTGGATCAGGAAAAACTGCGCGTTGGCTTCTCCCAGCGTCAGACGGAGGCGAGCCTACTGGCAGCGCGTGCTCTGGTGAAGAAAGCCGAAGGGGAGCTCATCGCACTCCAGTCCGGCAACCAGTCTGAGCTGACTAAGGCTAAGGCGGCGCTTGCGACCGCGCAGCGTGAGCTGGAGCGGGTGAAGGCAGGCTCACGCCCACAAGAGATCGCGGGGGCACGTGCCGCTCTCACCGAAGCCGATGCGCAGAACCAGTCGGCTCAGGCACAGCTCAAGCGCACCAAGCGTCTTCTGGACGAGCAAGTCGTCTCGCAACGGCAGTGGGAAGAGGCACGGGCCGCGGCGCAGGTCGCCGAAGGTGTCTACCAGGAGGCACTTCAGCGGGTCAAGCTCCTTGAAGAAGGTAGCCGAAAGGAAGATATCGCCGTCGCCGAGGCACGCGTCGCTGAGGCGGAGAGTGGCCTTAAGGCAGCGGAGAGCATCAAGCTCACTGAAGCGGGTAAGCGCGAGGAGCTTGCCGCGGCAAAAGCCCAAGTGGCGAGCGCACAAGCAGCCCTAGAGCAAGCCCGAGCGGGCAAGAGTGATGTGGCGCAAAAAGAGGAGCAGAAACGCCAGACCCAAGTGCGTGCTCAGTATCTGAGTGTTACCGCTCCTCTCTCTGGTGTCGTATTGCGTCGCGCTGCCAATGTGGGCGATACGGCTCAGCCAGGAACACTCCTACTGGAGATCGGTCAGCCAGGGCACCTTCGATTTCGGGTCGGCGTGCCCGAGACGCAGCTCGCTAAGCTACGCGCGGGGCAGGAGGCTGAGCTGCGCTTCGACACGCTACGGGAGGTGCCGTTCAAGGCCCGCGTCAGTGCTGTGGGACAAGGGACGGATGGCAGTGGTAACGGGGTTGTTTGGCTCACGCTCCTGGGCAACGCTCCACGTGAGTTACGTGCAGGACTGAGTGGGAAAGCTATAGTCACTCTCGCGGCAAGCACCACCAATATCGCGATTCCTGCCGCCGCACTAGTGGAAGAGGAGCAGGGCGATGCGGTTGTGGTCGTGGATACAAGCAATATCGCCCATCGCAAGAAAGTCAAAGTAGGACTTCGTGCAGACGACTGGGTTGTTATTACCGAGGGCATTGCTGCGGGGGATCGCGTAGTGACGGTAGGAGCACACGAGGTCGAAGAGGGCGGTAAAGTCAGCATCCAGAGCGAGCCTGAGAAGAAGGCGACCGAGGAAGAGAAGAAGCCATGA
- a CDS encoding winged helix-turn-helix domain-containing protein, with the protein MKVLIVEDDPGVVRFLRQAVVEAGYTAHDEQDGLQGWERIRTEAWDILLLDVMLPTLDGLEICRRARAAGLTIPILILTARDLTRDKIEGLDAGADDYVVKPFQVGELLARMRALLRRGTIPPSAPVVLRVGDLTLDSSTRQAIRGEKAVLLSATEYRLLEYLMRNAGRVLTRSQILEHVWEYDFGGTGNVLDVYISYLRSKIDKDFATPLLHTMRGVGYIFQDRSL; encoded by the coding sequence GTGAAAGTTTTAATCGTTGAAGACGACCCTGGCGTCGTGCGGTTCCTGCGTCAAGCGGTTGTTGAAGCGGGCTACACAGCACACGACGAACAAGACGGTCTCCAGGGGTGGGAGCGAATTCGGACAGAAGCATGGGACATTCTTCTGCTCGATGTGATGCTTCCTACCCTGGATGGCCTTGAGATTTGCCGTCGCGCTCGGGCAGCAGGGCTTACCATTCCTATACTGATCCTCACGGCTCGGGATCTCACCCGAGATAAGATCGAGGGGCTAGATGCAGGGGCAGATGACTATGTGGTTAAGCCCTTCCAGGTTGGAGAGCTTCTGGCGAGAATGCGCGCCCTCTTGAGGCGAGGAACTATCCCCCCAAGTGCTCCTGTCGTCCTCCGCGTTGGCGATCTTACTCTGGATTCCTCGACGCGGCAGGCGATTCGAGGAGAGAAGGCAGTGTTGCTCTCCGCGACGGAGTACCGGCTTTTGGAATACCTGATGCGTAATGCGGGGCGCGTGCTGACCCGCTCCCAGATTCTTGAACATGTATGGGAGTATGACTTTGGGGGGACGGGCAATGTCCTAGACGTCTACATCAGCTACTTGCGTAGCAAGATCGATAAGGACTTCGCGACGCCTCTGCTGCATACAATGCGCGGTGTTGGCTATATCTTTCAAGATCGGAGTCTGTAG
- a CDS encoding PepSY domain-containing protein, producing the protein MNKNITFGIAALVVAIGIGSLTQAQAGGPKHVGPWDAIKAAEAKKGGKAFSATYISEGGKYIYDVIVIKGKKITEVEVDAATGKVGATEEATPEDEGKELTSALNVALGKAKAVPEKDEKGEKDEKPVKVKRGK; encoded by the coding sequence ATGAACAAGAACATTACTTTCGGAATTGCCGCACTGGTTGTTGCCATTGGGATCGGTTCTCTAACCCAGGCACAGGCTGGTGGTCCAAAGCACGTTGGACCATGGGACGCGATTAAGGCGGCAGAGGCAAAAAAGGGCGGTAAGGCGTTCAGCGCAACCTATATCTCCGAGGGGGGCAAGTACATCTATGACGTGATTGTTATCAAGGGTAAGAAGATCACCGAGGTGGAAGTAGATGCCGCGACCGGAAAAGTGGGCGCTACCGAAGAGGCAACACCTGAAGATGAAGGCAAGGAGCTGACCAGCGCCCTGAATGTTGCCCTTGGAAAAGCCAAAGCCGTGCCGGAAAAAGATGAGAAGGGCGAAAAAGACGAGAAGCCTGTCAAGGTAAAACGAGGCAAATAG
- a CDS encoding efflux RND transporter permease subunit has translation MNLSRLLERYAKALLFLVLIACVLGVMAIRSVPTSIFPQLDIPRIKILADYGDIPPDMVTAQVTKPLEQALSSVPQIRRIHSVTSRGSAELTADFAWGTPMMETLNLANTRLAEVRPTLPSGVSLRTELMRPTVFPILGLSLTSKQTDLSDLYDYALYTLRPELTKIPGVSEVRIVGGHAREFWVNLDPARLRAHGLSVTQVEESIKASNTVSAVGQFEERYHRFSVLSVNQATDTAGIESVVVSVKDRAAVSVGDLGTVVRGYTPQNIAVSAAGETAVLVNVLRQPDGNTMKIAGDVRATLSRLQASYPAGAKIQYFYDQADLVQEAVSSVGEAILIGGALAAFVLILFLGNFRSAAVVLTVIPASILITFGLLSLFGQTINIMTMGALAVALGLVVDDAIVVVENIYRHMQDGFAAHDAVGRALKEIGPAMGASSLSTIVTFVPLTLLSGITGQFFAPLALTIVLTLTVSLVLAVVIAPILAARWLKTTGNTSTTSGNTSTTSGNASTTSGNASTTPGEHHEESQGRLMQVVSHVFERVLTTVLRNKVSFFVLLIPALFGVFILFTRLETGFMPDMDEGGFVLDYKMPPGTSLTETDRICRQIEEKLAETPEIQAYSRRTGAALGFHLTYPHDGDFLVRLKPHGQRNRAVGAIMDELRDKIHEEVPGVDIEFAQILQDLIGDLAGAPKPIEVRIFGDDIKKLQALAPEVGKRVKSVAGVVDEFDGVTQSGPEIELKVDKQQAAAVGMTPESVSAAVNAAMYGDVVTTIVQNGERQIPVRVWSQGKRQEGLASLQNLQIATPSGTMVPLATLAKIERTEGSTETERQGLRPMLAVTAQLSGRDLGSAIQDIQSQLKTLSLPPGYIIEYGGQYESQQESFQQLLEILGVVIVLVFLVMLFYFRSFEEPVALFVAAIASLSGVVLALSITHTPLNIGSITGAIMIIGIVTENGIFLFDYTRQLAQREKMPLDELLVYAGKVRLRPKLMTILTAILTLFPLALGIGAGAELQRPLAIAVIGGLSMSTLFTLVLAPALYSALWGKRYQG, from the coding sequence ATGAACCTCTCTCGCCTCCTAGAGCGCTATGCCAAAGCGCTGCTCTTTCTCGTTCTCATCGCCTGCGTTTTGGGAGTGATGGCGATTCGCTCCGTGCCGACTTCGATCTTTCCACAGCTTGATATCCCGCGCATCAAGATTCTGGCCGACTATGGGGATATTCCCCCCGACATGGTCACGGCGCAGGTTACCAAGCCGCTAGAGCAAGCGCTAAGTAGCGTCCCCCAGATCCGGCGTATCCACTCCGTCACCTCGCGTGGCTCGGCGGAGCTGACGGCGGACTTTGCTTGGGGCACTCCGATGATGGAGACGCTCAACCTCGCCAATACTCGCCTCGCGGAGGTGCGTCCGACACTGCCCAGTGGTGTCTCTCTGCGAACCGAGCTGATGCGCCCAACTGTCTTCCCGATCTTAGGTCTTAGCCTGACCTCGAAGCAGACCGATCTGTCGGACCTCTACGACTATGCGCTCTATACCCTTAGGCCTGAGCTCACCAAGATTCCGGGCGTCTCCGAGGTGCGTATCGTGGGGGGCCATGCGCGTGAGTTCTGGGTGAACCTTGACCCGGCACGCCTCCGAGCGCATGGGCTCTCCGTAACCCAAGTCGAGGAGAGCATCAAGGCGAGCAACACGGTCTCGGCGGTCGGACAGTTTGAGGAGCGCTACCATCGCTTTTCCGTCCTCTCCGTCAACCAAGCCACCGATACCGCTGGGATCGAAAGTGTTGTTGTCTCGGTGAAAGACCGCGCCGCCGTGAGTGTCGGCGACCTGGGAACGGTCGTGCGTGGCTACACACCACAAAATATCGCCGTTTCTGCAGCCGGTGAGACCGCCGTGCTGGTCAATGTTCTGCGCCAGCCCGATGGCAACACGATGAAGATCGCGGGGGACGTCCGTGCGACTCTGAGCCGCCTCCAGGCTAGCTATCCGGCGGGAGCGAAGATCCAGTACTTCTACGACCAGGCGGACTTAGTGCAGGAGGCGGTGAGCAGTGTCGGCGAGGCCATTCTCATCGGCGGTGCCCTCGCCGCCTTCGTTTTGATTCTGTTTCTGGGTAACTTTCGCTCGGCGGCAGTCGTCCTGACCGTCATCCCGGCGTCGATTCTGATTACCTTTGGACTCCTGTCTCTGTTTGGGCAGACCATCAATATCATGACGATGGGAGCCCTTGCCGTTGCCTTGGGGTTGGTCGTAGACGATGCGATTGTGGTGGTGGAGAATATCTACCGGCACATGCAGGATGGTTTTGCTGCACATGACGCCGTGGGGCGCGCCCTGAAGGAGATCGGGCCCGCGATGGGAGCATCCTCGCTGTCCACGATTGTGACCTTCGTTCCTCTGACCCTGCTCTCGGGAATCACCGGGCAGTTCTTCGCGCCACTTGCGCTGACCATTGTGCTGACTCTTACCGTCTCGCTCGTGCTGGCCGTTGTGATCGCCCCAATTCTCGCCGCCCGCTGGCTGAAGACAACAGGTAATACCAGCACTACATCAGGTAATACCAGCACTACATCAGGCAATGCCAGCACTACATCAGGCAATGCCAGCACCACACCGGGCGAGCATCATGAAGAGTCCCAGGGACGATTGATGCAGGTGGTGAGCCATGTCTTTGAGCGGGTTCTGACCACGGTACTTCGCAACAAAGTCTCGTTTTTTGTGCTACTGATCCCCGCGCTCTTTGGCGTCTTCATTCTCTTTACACGGCTGGAGACGGGCTTCATGCCGGACATGGACGAGGGCGGCTTTGTCCTTGATTATAAGATGCCACCCGGCACCTCTCTCACCGAAACAGATCGCATCTGCCGCCAGATCGAGGAAAAGCTCGCCGAGACACCGGAGATTCAAGCCTACTCACGTCGCACTGGGGCGGCGCTGGGCTTCCACCTGACCTACCCGCACGATGGTGACTTTCTCGTGCGCCTGAAGCCCCACGGGCAGCGCAACCGGGCGGTGGGCGCGATCATGGACGAGCTGCGCGACAAGATCCATGAGGAAGTCCCTGGGGTAGATATCGAGTTCGCCCAGATCCTCCAAGACTTGATCGGTGACCTTGCAGGCGCTCCCAAGCCTATCGAAGTGCGTATCTTTGGGGATGATATTAAGAAGCTCCAGGCACTCGCCCCGGAGGTGGGCAAGCGCGTGAAATCGGTGGCTGGGGTGGTGGATGAGTTTGATGGTGTTACCCAGAGCGGCCCTGAGATCGAGCTCAAGGTGGACAAGCAGCAAGCTGCCGCGGTGGGGATGACGCCTGAGTCGGTGAGTGCCGCGGTGAACGCTGCGATGTACGGGGACGTGGTGACCACGATTGTCCAGAACGGGGAGCGCCAGATCCCCGTGCGTGTCTGGAGCCAAGGCAAGCGGCAGGAGGGCTTGGCTTCTCTCCAGAACCTTCAGATTGCCACTCCGAGTGGGACGATGGTTCCTTTGGCGACACTGGCGAAGATCGAGCGCACCGAGGGAAGCACAGAGACGGAGCGCCAGGGGCTACGCCCCATGCTCGCCGTCACCGCGCAGCTGAGCGGTCGCGACCTCGGCAGTGCGATCCAAGACATCCAGAGCCAGCTCAAGACCCTCTCGCTCCCGCCCGGCTATATCATTGAATACGGCGGGCAGTACGAGAGCCAGCAGGAGTCATTCCAGCAGCTTCTTGAGATTCTGGGTGTGGTGATCGTGCTCGTCTTTTTGGTGATGCTATTCTACTTCCGCTCTTTTGAAGAGCCGGTTGCGCTCTTTGTTGCTGCTATCGCCTCTCTCTCGGGAGTGGTCCTGGCCCTGAGCATCACCCATACCCCGCTCAATATCGGCTCGATCACCGGAGCGATCATGATCATTGGAATCGTCACGGAGAACGGCATCTTTCTCTTTGACTACACGCGCCAGCTCGCCCAGCGCGAGAAGATGCCCCTCGACGAGCTCTTGGTCTACGCGGGGAAAGTCCGCCTGCGCCCCAAGCTCATGACAATCCTCACGGCCATTCTGACGCTCTTCCCGCTTGCTCTGGGAATTGGTGCGGGGGCCGAGCTTCAGCGTCCTTTAGCCATTGCCGTGATTGGTGGACTCTCGATGTCCACGCTCTTCACGCTCGTTCTGGCACCAGCACTCTACTCTGCGCTCTGGGGGAAACGGTATCAGGGATAG
- a CDS encoding SDR family oxidoreductase, translated as MNALKIKGAVALVTGANRGLGYALTEELLDRGIAKVYAAARNLDTLGFLKEERVVPLKLDVTDESHTLDAIQAAADVEIVFNNAGLALSSTILGPESVAEARKEMEVNFFGPLRIIHTFAPALAQSGRGVVNIGSLAGLASVPFMPTYGASKAALHSLTQAARSLFGAQGTAVHGVYAGPIDTDMARGLEIPKASAREVAAAILDAVEAGVEDIYPDAFAESFAALYESSPKRAEKQFAAMEL; from the coding sequence ATGAATGCATTGAAAATCAAGGGAGCGGTTGCTCTCGTCACGGGCGCAAACCGTGGGCTCGGGTATGCCCTTACGGAAGAGCTTCTGGATCGGGGGATAGCGAAAGTCTACGCTGCCGCGCGCAACCTCGACACTCTGGGCTTCCTCAAGGAGGAACGCGTGGTTCCACTCAAGCTGGACGTGACCGACGAGAGCCATACCTTGGACGCCATCCAGGCGGCGGCGGATGTCGAGATCGTCTTCAACAACGCGGGACTTGCGCTTTCCTCGACGATCCTCGGCCCGGAGAGCGTCGCTGAGGCCCGCAAAGAGATGGAAGTGAACTTCTTCGGCCCGCTCAGAATCATCCACACGTTCGCTCCCGCCCTAGCCCAAAGCGGGCGAGGCGTCGTCAATATCGGCTCTCTCGCTGGCCTGGCGAGCGTGCCGTTCATGCCGACGTACGGCGCGTCGAAGGCGGCGCTCCACTCCCTCACGCAGGCGGCCCGCAGTCTCTTCGGGGCGCAAGGTACCGCAGTTCACGGCGTTTATGCGGGGCCGATCGATACCGATATGGCGCGAGGGCTGGAGATTCCGAAGGCCTCCGCTCGCGAGGTCGCCGCCGCAATTCTCGACGCCGTCGAGGCCGGGGTCGAGGATATCTATCCCGATGCCTTCGCGGAAAGCTTCGCGGCCCTGTACGAATCCTCTCCCAAACGCGCGGAGAAGCAATTTGCGGCGATGGAGCTATAG
- a CDS encoding histidine kinase dimerization/phospho-acceptor domain-containing protein yields the protein MLSSLRSRLTLSFALVFMGLGIALWLAATLLLRAQAERETETLLQNATAQLSQEWKEPKDALEELREDGRFSRVAVTVFGAQGKVLGTNRRNVVPWPRKPDTNDGWRVRVAQVGEFTLVLGVDWSETELQLRRQAQLLAALSLVLSVLASILARLVIGRTLRPIGALAAQANEADEGDREVLLSPTSQDAEVRQLVTTLNALLVRQRESARSREEFAAAASHELRTPLTVLLGTIEVTLSRPRATSEYQEALGHLQVEVKRMARLTESLLLLSRLGESDLEKSLETVNLTAVCEEALMSLLPLREERRLTIELELSPQVEIESSYTALAVLVRNLLDNAHRYAPPGTTIQVTLQHAPTELTIINVAEPMGSGISTQSRGAGLGLTLCHRIAKAYGWVLEIHRQDQSFQAKVRW from the coding sequence GTGCTTTCCTCGCTACGCTCGCGCCTGACCTTGTCCTTTGCGCTCGTCTTTATGGGGCTTGGGATTGCACTCTGGCTTGCAGCGACCCTCCTTCTCCGCGCACAGGCGGAGCGCGAGACGGAGACGCTCCTGCAGAATGCAACTGCTCAGCTAAGTCAGGAGTGGAAAGAGCCCAAAGACGCACTGGAGGAGCTTCGTGAAGATGGTCGCTTTTCCCGAGTGGCAGTGACGGTCTTTGGGGCGCAGGGTAAGGTTCTGGGGACGAATCGCCGCAATGTTGTTCCCTGGCCACGCAAACCTGACACAAACGATGGCTGGCGTGTTCGCGTTGCACAGGTAGGGGAGTTCACTCTGGTGCTGGGCGTGGATTGGAGCGAGACGGAGCTACAGCTTCGGCGACAAGCTCAGCTCTTAGCTGCACTCTCACTGGTTCTGTCGGTGTTGGCAAGCATCCTGGCACGACTTGTGATCGGACGCACCCTGCGGCCCATCGGAGCACTCGCTGCCCAGGCGAATGAAGCGGATGAGGGTGACAGAGAGGTCCTCTTGAGCCCTACCTCTCAGGATGCCGAGGTTCGCCAGCTCGTGACCACGCTCAATGCCCTGCTGGTTCGCCAGCGAGAGAGCGCTCGCTCACGCGAAGAGTTTGCAGCCGCTGCATCGCATGAGCTTCGAACTCCCTTGACGGTTCTCCTAGGGACAATCGAGGTGACTCTGTCTCGCCCAAGAGCCACTTCTGAGTACCAAGAGGCACTAGGGCATCTTCAGGTAGAGGTGAAGCGGATGGCTCGCCTGACAGAAAGTCTGCTTTTGCTGAGTCGCCTCGGCGAGAGCGACCTGGAGAAATCATTGGAAACGGTCAACCTGACTGCTGTCTGTGAGGAGGCTCTCATGTCGCTCCTTCCCCTGCGAGAAGAGCGTCGCCTCACCATTGAGTTGGAGCTGTCTCCTCAGGTTGAAATCGAGTCATCCTATACAGCTCTTGCGGTCCTCGTTCGGAACCTGCTGGACAATGCGCATCGGTATGCGCCACCAGGGACGACCATCCAAGTAACGCTTCAACACGCTCCTACCGAGCTGACTATCATCAATGTCGCGGAGCCTATGGGATCAGGAATCTCAACGCAAAGCCGTGGAGCTGGCCTGGGGTTAACTCTCTGTCACCGGATCGCTAAAGCCTATGGCTGGGTTCTGGAAATCCATCGTCAGGATCAGAGTTTCCAGGCCAAAGTCCGTTGGTAG